The Thermoleophilum album genome includes a window with the following:
- a CDS encoding helix-turn-helix domain-containing protein: MPGIGETLRQARMRRRLDIADVEERTKIRAKYLRALENEEFSLLPGATYARTFLRTYAEFLGLDAKRLVEQYRAEYERESTEAEPLVAIAPPSERTRRLPRPAGGPRPLAIAGLVAGFLLLVLFVLGLTSGGNEKPAKRPTGAVRADTRAVPGQRAQVERKRRAQAAASTVVVEPTVPTYVCMDRGPGTPVAFEGILQRPLRASGPRLRLNLGKTSVRLLVDGRTVDIPPGPNPVGYDIEKGQVRPLEPGQRPCVQRPVTPTTTPTTPAAPPTGAPSNGL, translated from the coding sequence GTGCCCGGCATCGGAGAGACCCTCCGGCAGGCGCGCATGCGGCGCCGGCTCGACATCGCGGACGTCGAGGAGCGCACGAAGATACGTGCCAAATATCTCCGTGCGCTCGAAAACGAGGAGTTCTCGCTGCTGCCCGGAGCGACCTACGCGCGTACCTTCCTGCGCACCTACGCCGAGTTCCTCGGCTTAGATGCCAAGCGCCTGGTCGAGCAGTACCGGGCGGAGTACGAGCGGGAGTCGACGGAGGCGGAGCCGCTGGTCGCGATCGCGCCACCGTCGGAGCGCACGCGACGGCTGCCGCGACCGGCGGGTGGTCCGCGACCGTTGGCGATAGCTGGGTTAGTAGCGGGCTTTTTGCTGCTCGTGCTGTTCGTGCTGGGGCTGACCAGCGGTGGCAACGAGAAGCCAGCGAAGCGGCCGACGGGTGCTGTACGCGCCGATACCCGCGCGGTCCCCGGTCAGCGCGCCCAAGTGGAGCGCAAGCGCCGAGCGCAGGCCGCAGCCAGCACCGTGGTCGTCGAGCCGACCGTACCTACCTACGTATGCATGGATCGCGGCCCCGGTACGCCGGTCGCCTTCGAGGGCATCCTGCAACGGCCCCTGCGCGCCTCCGGGCCGCGGCTGCGCCTGAACCTCGGAAAGACCAGTGTCCGCTTGCTTGTCGACGGGCGCACGGTCGACATCCCGCCCGGGCCCAACCCAGTGGGCTACGACATCGAAAAGGGCCAGGTGCGGCCACTCGAGCCCGGGCAACGGCCGTGCGTCCAGCGGCCTGTCACGCCCACTACGACGCCGACTACGCCGGCGGCGCCGCCGACGGGCGCGCCGAGCAACGGTCTCTGA
- a CDS encoding competence/damage-inducible protein A → MSAVRAGVLVTGDEVLEGSTVDRNGPWLAQRLLDLGFEVAGIAICGDRLEDIISELDYFAARGCALVVTSGGLGPTDDDRTVEAVARFCQRPLSLDSDLEQKIAERLRAAAKRWRRFDETALQRSNRKQALVPQGATTLDPVGTAPGLVVSVAETGRSSPVVVVLPGPPRELKPLFERALETPPLRALLTRTRPLSRRTLRFFGIPESQLAAAVRELADAIDGYQQLRIGSYVHRGELDLVIRYPTSAEGAAEALAEALAERFPRQLFSRDGRTLDELVAEALAGRSVATAESCTGGLVGARLTARPGSSAYFRGAIVAYDNAVKVRELGVSEATLAAHGAVSQEVAEAMAQGVARALAAELAVSVTGIAGPEGGTPEKPVGTVWIGGWDGAGACAARLWLPGDRAEVRERATTAALHLLLALARGEEPPF, encoded by the coding sequence ATGAGTGCGGTGCGCGCAGGGGTGCTCGTCACCGGCGACGAGGTGCTCGAAGGCTCGACCGTGGACCGCAACGGACCCTGGCTCGCGCAGCGACTGCTGGACCTTGGTTTCGAGGTGGCCGGGATCGCGATCTGTGGCGATCGGCTCGAGGACATCATCAGCGAACTCGACTACTTCGCGGCGCGCGGTTGCGCGCTAGTGGTGACGAGCGGCGGACTCGGTCCGACCGACGACGATCGCACCGTCGAGGCAGTCGCGCGTTTCTGCCAGCGGCCCCTGTCGCTGGACAGCGATCTCGAGCAGAAGATCGCGGAACGACTACGCGCTGCCGCCAAGCGCTGGCGTCGTTTCGACGAAACAGCGCTGCAGCGCTCGAACCGCAAACAAGCGTTAGTCCCGCAGGGAGCTACGACGCTCGATCCGGTGGGGACCGCGCCCGGCCTTGTGGTCAGTGTTGCTGAGACCGGTCGATCGTCGCCCGTGGTCGTCGTGCTACCGGGCCCCCCGCGCGAACTCAAGCCGCTGTTCGAACGAGCACTCGAAACCCCCCCGCTGCGCGCTCTGCTCACGCGCACGCGGCCGCTTAGCAGGCGGACGCTGCGCTTCTTTGGCATCCCCGAGTCGCAGCTGGCGGCCGCCGTGCGGGAGCTCGCCGACGCCATCGACGGCTACCAACAGCTACGCATCGGCAGCTACGTACATCGCGGCGAGCTCGACCTCGTGATCCGCTATCCAACGAGCGCCGAGGGGGCTGCGGAAGCGCTCGCGGAGGCACTCGCCGAGCGCTTCCCCCGACAACTCTTCTCACGCGACGGAAGGACGCTCGACGAGCTCGTAGCGGAGGCGCTCGCAGGGCGCTCGGTAGCAACCGCCGAGTCTTGTACCGGGGGTCTGGTCGGTGCGCGGCTGACGGCCCGACCCGGCTCCTCCGCGTACTTTCGGGGAGCGATTGTGGCCTACGACAACGCTGTCAAGGTGCGCGAGCTGGGCGTGTCCGAAGCGACGCTTGCCGCTCACGGTGCGGTCTCCCAGGAGGTCGCCGAAGCAATGGCGCAGGGAGTCGCCCGCGCCCTGGCGGCTGAGCTCGCGGTCTCGGTCACCGGAATTGCGGGACCCGAAGGGGGCACACCGGAGAAGCCCGTAGGGACCGTGTGGATCGGCGGTTGGGACGGCGCCGGTGCGTGCGCGGCCAGACTGTGGTTGCCTGGTGATCGCGCCGAGGTGCGGGAGCGGGCGACGACCGCGGCGCTGCACTTGCTGCTGGCGCTCGCGCGGGGGGAGGAGCCACCGTTTTGA
- a CDS encoding response regulator transcription factor, protein MNRPARLLVVEDDLEIASVLRRSLRREGYDVEIAEDGPSALQKVDFYQPDLIILDLGLPGLDGIDVCKRLRQRYRTPILMLTARDAVGDRVRGLDSGADDYLVKPFDRAELSARVRALLRRHPPQGSAPLVVGDLRLNPDTREVVRGSRQIELTAREFDLLEYLMRNERLVISRQRLLDEVWGYDPFTETNTVDVFISNLRRKLEAGGEPRILHTVRGAGYVLREA, encoded by the coding sequence ATGAACCGTCCAGCGCGGTTGTTGGTGGTCGAAGACGACCTCGAGATCGCGAGCGTGCTGCGCCGTTCGCTGCGTCGCGAGGGCTACGACGTGGAGATTGCCGAGGACGGTCCGAGCGCGCTGCAAAAAGTGGACTTCTACCAACCCGACCTGATCATCCTCGACCTCGGTCTGCCAGGACTCGACGGCATCGACGTTTGCAAGCGGCTGCGCCAGCGCTACCGGACGCCGATCTTGATGCTCACCGCCCGCGACGCGGTCGGCGACCGCGTGCGGGGGCTCGACTCCGGAGCCGACGACTATCTGGTGAAGCCGTTCGACCGCGCCGAGCTATCGGCGCGCGTGCGGGCGCTGTTGCGTCGTCATCCACCACAGGGCAGCGCACCGCTGGTGGTTGGCGATCTGCGCCTCAACCCCGACACCCGCGAGGTCGTTCGCGGCTCGCGGCAAATCGAACTAACCGCCCGCGAGTTCGACCTCCTCGAGTACTTGATGCGCAACGAGCGGCTGGTGATCTCCCGCCAGCGGCTGCTCGACGAGGTTTGGGGCTACGACCCGTTCACCGAGACCAACACCGTCGACGTGTTCATCTCCAACCTGCGCCGCAAGCTGGAGGCCGGCGGCGAGCCCCGCATCCTGCACACCGTGCGGGGCGCTGGCTACGTGCTGCGGGAGGCCTAG
- the dapA gene encoding 4-hydroxy-tetrahydrodipicolinate synthase: MSSFGGILTAMVTPFDRNGALAEEQAVRLMHHLLDNGSDGLVLTGTTGEAPTLSDDEKVALWRLGVEECGDRGRIIAGTGSNDTRHTIELTERAAAAGVDAALVVAPYYNKPNRRGLLAHFRAVAAATDLPIILYNIPSRCAVDMPNDLLRELAEVENIVAVKQARYEDLEPIEGLELLAGNDDMLARVLDLGGSGGITVASHLVGPQMRRMIDEPEQRQQIHDSLRDLFEALFVTTSPIPIKAALNMLGHDVGGLRLPLVEASEEEKAVVRAALERHGLLATV; the protein is encoded by the coding sequence ATGTCGTCGTTCGGCGGGATCCTGACGGCGATGGTGACCCCGTTCGACCGCAACGGGGCGCTCGCCGAGGAGCAAGCGGTGCGTCTCATGCACCACCTCCTCGACAACGGCTCGGACGGACTGGTCTTGACCGGCACCACCGGGGAGGCGCCAACGCTCAGCGACGACGAGAAGGTCGCGCTCTGGCGTCTCGGGGTCGAGGAGTGCGGCGACCGCGGACGGATCATCGCCGGTACCGGTAGCAACGACACCAGGCACACGATCGAGTTGACCGAGCGCGCGGCAGCCGCCGGAGTCGACGCTGCGCTGGTGGTCGCCCCGTACTACAACAAACCCAATCGGCGCGGTTTGCTCGCCCACTTCCGGGCGGTCGCGGCTGCCACCGACCTCCCGATCATCCTCTACAACATCCCTTCCCGCTGCGCGGTCGACATGCCGAACGATCTGTTGCGGGAGCTCGCGGAGGTCGAGAACATCGTCGCCGTCAAGCAGGCGCGTTACGAGGATCTCGAACCGATCGAGGGACTCGAGCTCCTGGCCGGTAACGACGACATGCTGGCGCGCGTGCTGGACCTCGGCGGCAGCGGCGGTATCACGGTTGCCTCGCACCTCGTGGGACCGCAGATGCGGCGCATGATCGACGAGCCCGAGCAGCGCCAGCAGATCCACGACTCGCTGCGCGACCTTTTCGAAGCCTTGTTCGTGACCACCAGCCCGATCCCGATCAAGGCGGCCTTGAACATGCTCGGTCACGACGTCGGAGGTCTGCGTCTACCGCTGGTCGAAGCGAGCGAAGAGGAGAAGGCCGTGGTGCGCGCCGCGCTCGAGCGCCACGGCCTGCTCGCGACCGTCTGA
- the dapB gene encoding 4-hydroxy-tetrahydrodipicolinate reductase — MIRVAVSGAAGRMGETVCRAVDAAEDMELVGRADPRLGTSVEEAIANADVMVDFTTPAVAADNARTALERGVHVVMGTTGADFESVARSGGANLFVAPNFAIGAVLMMEFARLAAPHMRECEIVELHHEAKLDAPSGTAKRTAELVRAAGGNVHEPIHSVRLPGLVAHQEVIFGGLGQTLSIRHDTTSREAFMPGVLLAIRRVGELPERYVVGLERLLFG; from the coding sequence TTGATACGCGTCGCCGTCAGCGGTGCCGCGGGGCGGATGGGAGAGACCGTCTGCCGCGCGGTCGACGCGGCGGAGGACATGGAGCTCGTAGGGAGGGCCGACCCGCGCCTCGGCACGAGCGTCGAGGAGGCGATCGCCAACGCCGACGTGATGGTCGACTTCACGACCCCCGCGGTCGCCGCGGACAACGCGCGAACGGCGCTGGAGCGCGGCGTGCACGTGGTGATGGGAACGACCGGCGCGGACTTCGAGTCGGTCGCCCGCAGCGGGGGAGCGAACCTCTTTGTGGCCCCTAACTTCGCGATCGGTGCGGTCCTGATGATGGAGTTTGCGCGCCTCGCTGCACCCCACATGCGGGAGTGCGAGATCGTCGAACTCCACCACGAAGCCAAGCTCGACGCGCCATCCGGGACCGCCAAGCGCACCGCCGAATTGGTCCGCGCAGCCGGCGGCAACGTTCACGAACCGATCCACTCGGTGCGTCTTCCCGGCCTGGTCGCTCATCAGGAGGTGATCTTCGGAGGGCTCGGACAGACCCTCTCGATCCGGCACGACACCACGTCGCGCGAAGCCTTCATGCCGGGTGTCCTTTTGGCGATCCGCCGCGTCGGTGAGCTCCCGGAGCGGTACGTCGTGGGGCTCGAGCGGCTGCTGTTCGGCTAA
- a CDS encoding DUF3052 family protein: MNRDYRTPRGERRAPAYSAEAAAANVTMGAMGEDVKAVGELARRLGIGEGERVEVAGEIGADLRRELRAAIGRGFVRSGELDAAVVAVETAKDAAEALVRYRPRLRDTGRIWLVTPKRGGRWQLEQLRVLPVARKLGLIDNKTCSLDAERSAIRFVIPRALRAREAGGD; encoded by the coding sequence ATGAACCGCGATTATCGCACCCCCAGGGGCGAGCGGCGGGCCCCGGCTTACAGCGCCGAGGCCGCCGCAGCCAATGTCACAATGGGCGCGATGGGCGAGGACGTCAAGGCGGTCGGCGAACTCGCGCGGCGGTTGGGCATCGGCGAAGGCGAACGCGTCGAGGTAGCCGGTGAGATCGGCGCCGATCTACGCCGGGAGCTGCGCGCCGCGATCGGTCGCGGCTTCGTACGGTCGGGCGAGCTCGATGCCGCCGTCGTCGCTGTGGAAACGGCGAAGGACGCCGCCGAGGCACTGGTGCGATACCGCCCGCGGCTGCGCGACACCGGTCGTATCTGGCTGGTCACACCCAAGCGCGGCGGGCGCTGGCAGCTCGAGCAGCTACGGGTCCTGCCGGTCGCCCGCAAGCTGGGGCTGATCGACAACAAGACCTGCTCGCTGGATGCCGAGCGCTCAGCGATTCGCTTCGTGATCCCGCGCGCGCTGCGCGCGCGCGAGGCCGGCGGCGATTAG
- a CDS encoding DNA translocase FtsK → MPELKLGQLERDLLGLLLAAFGIWGALVGYLGSAGGALGRALVGGFELALGVTAAAVPPALVLGGLALVARPLVRPPRRLLIAALLAWLAIATVAAGGLFGVTSAPAGSDPQRLFAAERLRSGGGAVGAAIYGLAEALVQRTGVYLLVLFTLLAALLLATGRPLAELVSALWQRLAPMRREVGGQLAAVARTRRLPLAGRHSADRSPAGESSADPVWSANFVDSGEAEVPDPAAAATITIDPADRFPDLYEQESAARHTEIAPESADAIGRSDAEREEQIAAEAERAAAATPEGAERVFEAPPEDVELPTPSEVSSAPAATAGPTARTPQGALRGGVTFAEGGRYELPAPTLLRRSQAAQEIDTRQIERTGRQLVEALGHFNVEARVIGTIVGPHVTRFELRLAPGTKMAKIAQLKDDLAYALAAEHVRILAPIPGKQAVGVEVPNRSRRLVHLGDVFQEPPRGWSPLTVWLGKDIAGNAVAADIAKQPHILVAGATGSGKSGCVNAMLSSILMRASPNEVRMVLVDPKRVELNHYEQVPHLLTPVVTSPRAAANVLSNLVREMEERYGLMSRVKARSLPELNRQRARAGEPTLPYILCVIDELADLMMIAPAEVEDSIIRLAQKSRAVGIHLVLATQRPSADVITGLIKANIPARIAFAVSSQTDSRVILDQNGAESLLGQGDMLFRPAGASRLARIQGAFISEEEIARLTAHWHAQGEPELREELLGSPPEESDEEQGAGADADHDPLLAEAIRTVVALGTASTSMLQRRLRVGYTRAGRLIDMMERLGVVSGYEGSKARQVLIGEADLPRILEIVESGGSALDDTGERAAGDLAPDAVS, encoded by the coding sequence GTGCCCGAGCTTAAGCTCGGGCAGCTCGAGCGCGACCTCCTCGGGTTGCTGCTCGCTGCGTTCGGTATCTGGGGTGCACTGGTCGGTTACCTGGGAAGCGCCGGCGGCGCGCTCGGGCGGGCGCTGGTCGGCGGCTTCGAGCTGGCGCTCGGGGTTACCGCGGCAGCGGTGCCGCCGGCGCTGGTGCTAGGCGGCTTGGCGCTCGTCGCACGACCGCTGGTGCGCCCCCCGAGGCGGCTGCTTATCGCCGCGCTGCTGGCCTGGCTTGCGATCGCCACGGTCGCCGCTGGCGGTCTCTTCGGTGTGACGAGCGCTCCCGCGGGAAGCGATCCGCAGCGTCTGTTCGCAGCCGAGCGGCTGCGCTCCGGGGGCGGCGCGGTCGGCGCCGCGATCTACGGGCTCGCGGAGGCGCTGGTGCAGCGCACGGGGGTCTACCTACTGGTCCTCTTCACGCTTTTGGCGGCGCTGTTGCTCGCGACCGGGCGGCCGCTTGCCGAGCTCGTGAGCGCGCTTTGGCAGCGCCTCGCTCCGATGCGGCGGGAAGTTGGCGGGCAGCTCGCCGCCGTCGCACGCACCCGGCGGCTGCCGCTAGCAGGCAGGCACAGCGCTGATCGTTCGCCGGCCGGCGAGAGCTCTGCGGATCCGGTGTGGTCGGCTAACTTCGTTGACTCGGGCGAAGCGGAAGTGCCCGACCCGGCCGCCGCGGCAACCATCACCATCGATCCTGCTGATCGCTTTCCCGACCTCTACGAACAGGAAAGCGCTGCGCGGCACACGGAGATTGCGCCGGAAAGCGCGGACGCGATCGGGCGCTCGGACGCCGAGCGCGAGGAGCAGATCGCGGCGGAGGCCGAGCGCGCAGCTGCAGCCACTCCCGAAGGCGCCGAGCGCGTCTTCGAAGCTCCTCCGGAAGATGTCGAGTTGCCCACGCCGAGCGAGGTCTCGAGCGCACCGGCGGCGACCGCAGGGCCGACGGCGCGAACCCCGCAAGGCGCCCTGCGCGGCGGCGTGACCTTCGCCGAAGGTGGGCGCTACGAACTGCCCGCGCCGACGCTCTTGCGTCGCAGCCAAGCAGCGCAGGAGATCGACACCCGCCAGATCGAGCGCACCGGCCGCCAGCTGGTCGAAGCGCTCGGTCACTTCAACGTCGAGGCGCGCGTGATCGGGACGATCGTCGGTCCCCACGTCACGCGTTTCGAGCTGCGTCTCGCACCCGGCACGAAGATGGCGAAGATCGCGCAGCTCAAGGACGACCTCGCCTACGCGTTGGCGGCCGAGCACGTCCGCATCCTCGCGCCGATCCCTGGCAAGCAGGCGGTCGGCGTGGAGGTGCCGAACCGCAGCAGGCGCCTGGTTCACCTCGGCGACGTCTTCCAGGAGCCACCGCGGGGTTGGTCGCCGCTTACCGTCTGGCTCGGTAAGGACATCGCCGGCAACGCGGTGGCTGCCGACATCGCCAAGCAGCCGCACATCCTGGTGGCCGGCGCGACCGGCTCCGGTAAGTCCGGCTGCGTGAACGCGATGCTCAGCTCGATCCTGATGCGGGCGAGCCCGAACGAGGTGCGGATGGTGTTGGTCGACCCCAAACGGGTCGAGCTCAACCACTACGAGCAGGTCCCGCACCTACTTACGCCGGTCGTGACAAGCCCCCGCGCGGCCGCCAACGTGCTCTCGAACCTGGTGCGCGAGATGGAGGAGCGCTACGGACTGATGAGTCGCGTCAAGGCGCGTTCGCTGCCGGAGCTGAACCGCCAGCGTGCGCGCGCCGGCGAGCCCACGCTTCCGTACATCCTCTGCGTGATCGACGAGCTCGCGGACCTGATGATGATCGCGCCTGCCGAGGTCGAGGACTCGATCATTCGCCTCGCACAGAAGTCGCGAGCGGTCGGCATCCACTTGGTGCTAGCCACCCAGCGCCCCAGCGCCGATGTCATCACCGGCCTGATCAAGGCGAACATCCCGGCGCGCATCGCCTTCGCCGTGTCGTCGCAAACGGACTCGCGGGTGATTCTCGATCAGAACGGTGCCGAGTCGCTGCTCGGCCAGGGCGACATGCTCTTCCGCCCGGCCGGAGCTTCCCGACTCGCGCGCATCCAGGGCGCCTTCATTTCGGAGGAGGAGATCGCGCGCCTGACCGCGCACTGGCACGCCCAGGGGGAGCCAGAGCTGCGCGAGGAGTTGTTGGGATCCCCGCCCGAGGAGAGCGACGAGGAACAGGGTGCGGGCGCCGATGCCGATCATGACCCGCTGCTGGCGGAGGCGATCCGCACGGTAGTCGCATTGGGGACCGCCTCGACGTCGATGCTCCAGCGACGGCTGCGTGTCGGCTACACGCGCGCCGGGCGCTTGATCGACATGATGGAGCGGCTTGGTGTGGTCTCCGGCTACGAGGGATCGAAGGCCCGGCAGGTGCTGATCGGGGAAGCCGACCTGCCGCGGATTCTCGAGATCGTCGAAAGCGGCGGCAGCGCGCTAGACGACACCGGCGAGCGCGCGGCCGGTGATTTGGCGCCCGACGCGGTTAGCTGA
- a CDS encoding sensor histidine kinase, whose product MAKAPAHAPSSGLTQAVVKWFVRARLRVPVRLKLAIVSAALTCLILCLFAVVVGAFAGGRVRAGFDDELRATAADLQEQLRVDRALDGSLQVRAQDLSVIRAAASGGAVIRILDYHQRVIAPLDAPHLGPAREGIVDVGPYRVVARPLLGVQSVRTNPFDPLSTPVATPTAYVQYARPRAAVDRTIDRINVFLALGVLGGTGLAFLGGFLVASRAMRPIARLTAAARHVADTRDPRVSLPKPEAHDEVHELATTLERMLRELAAARSEVEAALTVQRRFLADASHELRTPLTSVLANLELLEPDLAGEQREIARAALRSANRMRRLVGDLLALARADARAADGRAPERRPVDLASVVREAVAELAPLAERHDLHTDLPDNGPVVSGDRDELLRAVLNLVENALVHTPAGTHVEVALRLEDGDAMLTVADDGPGIPPAVAARAFERFVRGGARTPGNGLGLAIVRAVAEGHGGSVRLEPLRPSGVRFELRLPAQLAATAADAQARDLAAAGSAQTSTTTGSTSGRRRSRS is encoded by the coding sequence ATGGCGAAAGCGCCCGCGCACGCACCTAGCAGCGGCTTGACGCAGGCGGTCGTCAAGTGGTTCGTCCGCGCGCGCTTGCGCGTACCGGTGCGTCTGAAGCTGGCGATCGTCTCCGCCGCTTTGACCTGCCTGATTCTGTGCCTCTTCGCGGTGGTAGTTGGTGCGTTTGCAGGGGGACGCGTGCGTGCTGGGTTCGACGATGAGCTGCGCGCCACCGCCGCCGATCTGCAAGAGCAGCTGCGCGTCGACCGCGCGCTCGACGGTTCGCTACAGGTGCGCGCGCAGGACCTCTCGGTGATTCGCGCGGCTGCGAGCGGTGGCGCGGTTATCCGCATCCTCGACTACCACCAGCGCGTGATCGCGCCGCTCGATGCGCCACATCTCGGGCCCGCCCGCGAGGGCATCGTCGACGTCGGTCCGTACCGAGTGGTGGCGCGCCCCTTGCTCGGGGTGCAGAGCGTGCGCACGAACCCCTTCGACCCCCTATCGACGCCGGTCGCGACCCCCACCGCCTACGTCCAATACGCGCGCCCTCGTGCAGCCGTCGACCGCACGATCGATCGCATCAACGTGTTCCTGGCGCTTGGCGTGCTGGGCGGTACGGGCCTGGCCTTTCTCGGCGGCTTCCTGGTCGCGTCGCGGGCGATGCGGCCGATCGCCCGGCTCACCGCGGCTGCGCGCCACGTCGCCGATACCCGCGATCCCCGCGTCTCGCTACCGAAGCCGGAGGCCCACGACGAAGTTCACGAGCTCGCGACGACGCTCGAGCGGATGCTGCGCGAGCTGGCCGCCGCCCGCAGCGAGGTGGAGGCGGCACTCACCGTGCAACGGCGGTTCTTGGCTGACGCCTCGCATGAGCTGCGCACACCGCTCACCAGCGTGCTTGCGAACCTCGAGCTACTGGAGCCTGACCTGGCCGGCGAACAGCGCGAAATCGCGCGTGCCGCGCTCCGCTCCGCGAACCGCATGCGCCGTCTTGTAGGCGATTTGCTGGCGCTTGCCCGTGCTGACGCCAGGGCCGCAGACGGCCGCGCACCCGAGCGCCGACCGGTCGACTTGGCAAGTGTCGTACGCGAGGCAGTGGCGGAGCTCGCGCCGCTGGCAGAGCGACACGATCTGCACACGGACTTGCCGGACAACGGTCCCGTGGTGTCGGGCGATCGCGACGAGCTGCTGCGGGCCGTACTCAACCTGGTCGAGAACGCGCTTGTGCACACGCCCGCGGGAACGCACGTCGAAGTCGCGCTGCGACTCGAGGACGGGGATGCGATGCTGACCGTCGCCGACGACGGACCGGGCATTCCTCCGGCCGTCGCGGCGAGAGCCTTCGAGCGCTTTGTACGCGGCGGCGCGCGCACACCCGGGAACGGTCTCGGACTGGCGATCGTAAGAGCGGTCGCCGAAGGCCACGGCGGCTCCGTGCGGCTCGAGCCGCTGCGGCCGAGCGGCGTGCGCTTCGAGCTGAGGCTGCCTGCGCAGCTTGCGGCGACCGCCGCCGACGCGCAGGCGCGCGATCTAGCCGCTGCCGGTAGCGCTCAAACCTCGACGACCACTGGCAGCACCAGCGGTCGGCGACGCAGCCGCTCGTAG
- a CDS encoding ribonuclease J, with amino-acid sequence MSRLLRVLPLGGLGEIGKNMTVVEYDERILVVDAGLMFPTPDQLGIDLVLPDFGYLRERADRIEAFVLTHAHEDHVGALPFVLRDLGVERGIPVYAGRLTAALVRSRLDEHRLKRAIQSVQELRPGERVAVGPMEIELIRMSHSIPDSFAVLISCPLGRVLITGDYKFDQTPIDGHPPDVRRLAELGSEGLLLLCGDSTNADRPGISPSEAIVGPQLERVFAQCKGRVVVTSFASNVHRLQQVLDAAAATDRRVSIVGRSMRKAFNIARTLGYLNAAEGALVPPHEIEDFPPERLVVLSTGSQGEPLSALRRMAHGEHPHVSLRAGDTVVFSATPIPGNERAVNETIDRIYRIGADVITPRDADVHASGHGYAEDLKLMINLTRPRYVMPIHGDYRRLRLHARLAEAVGVPPERIFVTENGRPLELDEQGARLGETVGAGVIFVDGMEVGDIEDVALRDRRMLSADGIFIVVATISGQDGRSVAPPEVLFRGVPFLTSSEDGFVEDLRREVERSLARAAADEVREIDLLQEQLHDDVAAFVYERLRRRPLVLPVVVEV; translated from the coding sequence GTGTCGCGCCTGCTGCGCGTCCTGCCCCTTGGGGGGCTCGGTGAGATCGGCAAGAACATGACCGTCGTCGAGTACGACGAGCGCATCCTCGTGGTCGACGCCGGGCTGATGTTCCCCACGCCCGACCAGCTGGGGATCGATCTGGTCTTGCCGGACTTCGGTTACCTGCGCGAGCGGGCCGACCGAATCGAGGCTTTCGTGCTGACCCACGCGCACGAAGACCACGTGGGGGCGCTTCCCTTCGTTCTCCGCGACCTCGGCGTCGAGCGCGGGATACCGGTCTACGCGGGACGGTTGACAGCCGCGTTGGTGCGCTCGCGGCTCGACGAACACCGCCTTAAGCGAGCGATCCAGAGCGTGCAGGAGCTGCGTCCCGGCGAGCGCGTCGCGGTCGGCCCGATGGAGATCGAGCTGATCCGCATGTCGCACTCGATCCCGGACTCCTTCGCGGTGCTTATCTCATGTCCGCTCGGGCGCGTGCTGATCACCGGCGACTACAAGTTCGACCAGACACCGATCGACGGTCACCCGCCCGACGTCCGGCGACTCGCCGAGCTTGGAAGCGAGGGACTGTTGCTGCTGTGCGGGGACTCGACCAACGCCGATCGCCCGGGCATCTCGCCCTCCGAGGCGATCGTCGGCCCGCAGCTCGAGCGCGTGTTCGCACAGTGCAAAGGCCGCGTGGTGGTTACCTCCTTCGCCTCCAACGTCCACCGGCTTCAGCAGGTCCTCGACGCGGCGGCGGCGACCGATCGTCGGGTTTCGATCGTCGGGCGCTCGATGCGCAAGGCCTTCAACATCGCGCGCACGCTCGGCTACCTCAACGCCGCCGAGGGAGCGCTCGTGCCGCCCCACGAGATCGAAGACTTCCCGCCCGAGCGTCTCGTCGTGCTTTCGACGGGCTCCCAGGGGGAGCCCCTCTCGGCGCTGCGACGCATGGCGCACGGCGAACACCCGCACGTAAGCCTGCGCGCGGGCGACACGGTCGTCTTCTCGGCCACGCCGATACCAGGTAACGAGCGCGCGGTGAACGAGACGATCGATCGCATCTACCGCATCGGAGCCGACGTGATCACGCCGCGTGACGCCGACGTTCACGCCTCCGGCCACGGCTACGCGGAAGACCTCAAGCTGATGATCAACCTCACCCGCCCGCGCTACGTGATGCCGATCCATGGCGACTACCGGCGGCTGCGGTTGCATGCGCGCCTCGCCGAGGCGGTGGGTGTTCCGCCGGAGCGCATCTTCGTGACCGAGAACGGGCGTCCGCTCGAGCTCGACGAACAGGGAGCGCGCCTCGGCGAGACGGTGGGGGCGGGAGTCATCTTCGTCGACGGCATGGAGGTCGGCGACATCGAGGACGTAGCTCTGCGCGACCGCCGCATGCTCTCGGCGGACGGCATCTTCATCGTCGTCGCCACGATCTCCGGCCAGGACGGTCGCTCGGTGGCGCCGCCCGAGGTGCTCTTCCGTGGCGTGCCGTTTCTTACCTCCAGCGAGGACGGGTTCGTGGAGGACCTGCGCCGGGAGGTCGAGCGGTCACTGGCGCGGGCGGCGGCCGACGAGGTTCGCGAGATCGACCTGCTCCAGGAGCAGCTGCACGACGACGTGGCGGCCTTCGTCTACGAGCGGCTGCGTCGCCGACCGCTGGTGCTGCCAGTGGTCGTCGAGGTTTGA